AAGGGGGGAATTCCCAAGGGGTGTGAGCTCCCGGGGCTGACATCCCCCTCCTCTTGCTCCAGGATCTTCTTCGGCAAGAACAAGGTGATGATGGTGGCGCTGGGGCGGGCGCCGAGCAGTGAGTACAAGGAGAACCTGCACAAGGTGGGCACTGGGGGTTTCCTGGGTGTCCTAAAGCTTCACCCGCCTTACCTCACACCATGGAATAACAATCCCAGGACACCAGAGGTCCTCAGGTCACCGTTTTGGGCATGTTTTAATTGAATCCATCTGTGTCCTGACACAAAGGGTTTGTTGTTACCAGAGCTTTTGCAGCTGTACAGGACTGCAGGTGGGTCCCTGGTGCTGCTTGATCCCTATGGATGCTCCTTCTCTTCCAGGTCAGCAAACACCTGAGAGGGGAGGTTGGGCTCCTCTTCACCAACCGCACCAGGGATGAGGTGGATGAGTAAGTACTGTCTGGTACAGCCCTGTTCCCATGTAACCACTGCTCTCCCTGATGCTCCCTTAAAGCAGGGATGGTCTCATGGGGTTTTCCACTCATTTTTCTCAGCCATCTCTCTGACAGCAAAggaatcgtggaatggtttgggttggaaggggccttaaatctcatccagtcccaaccccatccatgagcagggacactttccactagcccaggttgctccaagccctgcccaacctggccttggactcttccagggaaggggcagccacagcttctctgggcaacacaGGAACTTAGGGCAGGCTGTAGCCAGAGGAGGCTGAAGGTCTTGTTGTCTGTCCCAGGTGGTTCTCCAAGTTCCGAGAGGTGGACTTTGCCCGCGCTGGGAACAAGGCACCGTACGGGGTGAACCTGGACACAGGGCCCTTGGAGCAGTTCCCACATTCCATGGAGCCGCAGCTCCGGCAGCTGGGATTGCCCACGGTGCTGAAGAAAGGtactggggcagctgggaagggcagcCTCGTGTCTGTCTGAGCAGGGAAGATATCAGAAGCAGAATGTTAAATGGAATTTAGATCTGCAAAAATCCCACGGATGTTCTCCTCGTTGGGATGAGGCTAGAACTCCTTATGTTCTTCTTGTGCTGTTCTTCCCAAACTCATGTCAAAGGATGAGTCAAAGAACAAGCTTTCTCCAAAACACTGTCCTTTTCCAGTGGGAACAGCTGGGATTGACCCATTCAGACACCAGacgggggttttttttgagctgACCCAGCTCCTTGAGGTGCACTAACATTGCGTGGAAAGCTCCAAAGGGTGGTGTTGGAGGGAGTCCTGGCTCTTCACCCCACATTTCAGGGGGTTACCCAGTACCTGGGAGCCTGTTGAAGGGGTTTTGTTCCTGCAGGGGTGGTGACACTGCTCTCAGATTACGAAGTCTGCAAGGAAGGGGATGTTCTCACCCCGGAACAGGCCCGTGTCCTGGTGAGTAACACAACAGCCCCGTTTCCTGatacaaaataattaattaatgcaACCCCTGAAACTCAGCAGCAATTATTttggctcctgctctgcagcacttcCCACCTGGAAGTGGTCTGGACTGTTTTGCTATGCTGGACACAGAGACGGTAAAGCAGGAACACATTTGTGTCCTCTCCTAGAAACTCTTCGGTTATGAGATGGCAGAGTTTAAAGTCACCATCAAATTCGTGTGGAATTCTGAGACAGGAGACTTCCAGAAGCTTGTTGgagacacagcagaggaagaggaagaggaggataaTGATGATGACAGCAA
Above is a window of Pseudopipra pipra isolate bDixPip1 chromosome 22, bDixPip1.hap1, whole genome shotgun sequence DNA encoding:
- the MRTO4 gene encoding mRNA turnover protein 4 homolog isoform X2, yielding MPRSRRDRKVSLTRTPRKGLEAKQALITELRRCVDTYKYIFVFSVANMRNNKLKDVRNAWKHSRIFFGKNKVMMVALGRAPSSEYKENLHKVSKHLRGEVGLLFTNRTRDEVDEWFSKFREVDFARAGNKAPYGVNLDTGPLEQFPHSMEPQLRQLGLPTVLKKGVVTLLSDYEVCKEGDVLTPEQARVLHFPPGSGLDCFAMLDTETVKQEHICVLS
- the MRTO4 gene encoding mRNA turnover protein 4 homolog isoform X1, with translation MPRSRRDRKVSLTRTPRKGLEAKQALITELRRCVDTYKYIFVFSVANMRNNKLKDVRNAWKHSRIFFGKNKVMMVALGRAPSSEYKENLHKVSKHLRGEVGLLFTNRTRDEVDEWFSKFREVDFARAGNKAPYGVNLDTGPLEQFPHSMEPQLRQLGLPTVLKKGVVTLLSDYEVCKEGDVLTPEQARVLKLFGYEMAEFKVTIKFVWNSETGDFQKLVGDTAEEEEEEDNDDDSNED